A section of the Enterobacter sp. C2 genome encodes:
- the pgaC gene encoding poly-beta-1,6-N-acetyl-D-glucosamine synthase, producing the protein MTDRIVAFLILCLMFSFPLGVAAIFTGDMILNFVFFWPLFMSALWISGGLYFWFHRERHWPWGPNTPPPELEGNPLISILIPCYNEGLNARETIEAALAQRYENIEVIAINDGSKDNTGEVLDQLAIEYPRLRVIHLAENQGKAVALQTGAASARSDFLVCIDGDALLDRDAAAYLVAPLLQYPRVGAVTGNPRIRTRSTLVGRVQVGEFSSIIGLIKRTQRVYGQVFTVSGVIAAFRRRALSEVGYWSPDMITEDIDISWKLQLRHWTVFYEPRALCWILMPETMKGLWKQRLRWAQGGAEVFIVNMRRLWAWEYRRMWPLFLEFCLSTAWAFAYAVTILLFLVGLVIPMPDSLHVQHLFPPAFTGLMLGVVCLLQFLVSLIIERRYEQGIGASLFWIIWFPVVYWMLSLFTTLVAFPKVMLMRKRSRARWVSPDRGIGRNDP; encoded by the coding sequence ATGACCGATCGCATTGTAGCGTTTCTCATACTGTGCCTGATGTTCAGCTTCCCGCTGGGGGTCGCGGCAATTTTCACCGGCGACATGATCCTGAACTTCGTCTTCTTCTGGCCGCTGTTTATGTCCGCATTATGGATCAGCGGCGGGCTCTACTTCTGGTTCCATCGGGAGCGTCACTGGCCCTGGGGGCCAAACACGCCGCCGCCGGAACTGGAGGGGAACCCGCTCATTTCCATCTTGATACCTTGCTATAACGAGGGGCTGAATGCGCGGGAGACCATCGAGGCGGCGCTGGCCCAGCGCTATGAAAATATCGAGGTGATCGCCATCAACGACGGCTCAAAGGACAACACCGGCGAGGTGCTGGACCAGCTGGCCATTGAGTATCCGCGTCTGCGGGTGATCCATCTGGCAGAGAACCAGGGCAAAGCGGTGGCGTTGCAGACCGGCGCGGCCTCGGCGCGGAGTGACTTCCTGGTCTGCATCGATGGCGATGCCCTGCTGGATCGCGATGCGGCGGCCTACCTGGTGGCACCGCTGCTGCAGTACCCTCGCGTTGGGGCGGTAACCGGCAACCCGCGGATCCGCACCCGCTCCACGCTGGTGGGGCGCGTGCAGGTTGGCGAGTTCTCCTCCATCATCGGCCTGATCAAGCGCACCCAGCGTGTCTATGGCCAGGTGTTTACCGTCTCCGGCGTCATTGCCGCTTTCCGCCGCCGCGCGCTGTCGGAAGTGGGCTACTGGAGCCCGGATATGATCACGGAAGACATTGATATCAGCTGGAAGCTGCAGCTGCGTCACTGGACAGTGTTCTACGAGCCGCGCGCGCTCTGCTGGATCCTGATGCCAGAGACGATGAAAGGGTTATGGAAACAGCGCCTGCGCTGGGCCCAGGGTGGGGCAGAAGTCTTTATTGTTAATATGCGTCGTCTTTGGGCATGGGAATATCGCCGTATGTGGCCGTTATTCCTCGAGTTTTGCCTCTCTACCGCTTGGGCCTTTGCCTATGCGGTCACGATCCTGCTGTTCCTTGTTGGGCTGGTTATCCCCATGCCTGATTCGCTCCATGTACAACACCTGTTCCCACCGGCTTTTACCGGGCTGATGCTCGGCGTGGTTTGTCTCCTGCAGTTTTTGGTGAGTTTGATTATTGAACGACGCTATGAGCAAGGTATCGGCGCGTCGCTCTTCTGGATCATTTGGTTCCCGGTGGTTTATTGGATGTTGAGTTTGTTCACAACGTTGGTCGCCTTCCCCAAAGTGATGCTGATGCGCAAGCGCAGCAGAGCGCGCTGGGTAAGTCCTGACCGTGGTATAGGAAGAAATGATCCATGA
- the pgaB gene encoding poly-beta-1,6-N-acetyl-D-glucosamine N-deacetylase PgaB: MFKKWLRAATLIAGWMLITACSSAEKPGYLPPSARPPLNADSAWPKNSFLVLGYHDVEDGAADQRYLSVRTSALNDQIAWLRDNGYKPVSAQQVLDAHDGKITLPEKAVMLTFDDGYSSFYTRVWPILKAYNWPAVWAPVGSWVDTPANQPIDFGGLKTARDKFATWQMVKEMGESPLVEVGAHTWASHYGIQANPQGSKEPAIANRAYIKATGKYETDEEYEARINKDLDLVTKKITEVTGKAPRAWVWPYGAANGTSLKLIHQHGYRMAFTLNQGLANAANLEDIPRILITNNPSLKTFASQVAQVREKQNMRVMHIDLDYVYDKDPAQQRRNIDMLIQRVYDMKISHVFLQAYADPEGDGNIRELYFPNRWLPMRADLFNFIAWQLQSRGGVNVYAWMPVLAFQMDDPLPRVTAWNPDTKRSMVERKQYVRLSPWNPEARRRITDIYEDLAKGAAFNGVLFHDDAFLSDFEDASPDALRAYKAAGFPGSIEEIRSNPETFKRWTRFKSKTLIDFTRDLTASVRAIRGPQVETARNIYAPPIMEPESEAWFAQNLDDFLATYDWTAPMAMPWMEGVPEGEDKAWLDRMVKIVGQRPGALDKTVFELQAQDWRADAKEKDISGKQMTEWMRQLKLSGADSYGYYPDDFLNDQPEMSEIRSAFSSYWYPQK, from the coding sequence ATGTTTAAGAAATGGCTGCGAGCCGCAACACTCATCGCCGGATGGATGCTCATCACCGCCTGTAGCAGTGCTGAGAAGCCGGGTTATCTTCCACCTTCTGCCAGACCGCCGCTGAACGCGGACAGCGCCTGGCCAAAAAACAGTTTTCTGGTACTGGGGTATCACGACGTTGAGGATGGCGCTGCGGACCAGCGCTACCTCTCGGTGCGCACCAGCGCATTAAACGATCAGATCGCCTGGTTGCGTGACAATGGCTATAAACCGGTTTCCGCGCAGCAGGTGCTGGATGCTCATGACGGTAAAATCACGCTGCCGGAAAAGGCGGTAATGCTGACCTTTGACGATGGCTACAGCAGCTTCTACACCCGCGTCTGGCCGATCCTCAAAGCCTACAACTGGCCTGCGGTCTGGGCCCCGGTTGGCAGCTGGGTGGATACACCCGCCAACCAGCCAATCGACTTCGGCGGCTTAAAAACGGCGCGTGACAAGTTCGCGACCTGGCAGATGGTCAAGGAGATGGGCGAGTCACCGCTGGTTGAAGTGGGGGCACACACCTGGGCGTCCCACTACGGCATCCAGGCAAACCCGCAGGGCAGCAAGGAGCCAGCCATTGCCAACCGTGCCTATATCAAGGCCACCGGCAAGTATGAAACCGACGAGGAGTATGAGGCGCGCATCAACAAGGACCTGGATCTAGTGACCAAAAAAATCACCGAGGTCACCGGCAAAGCGCCACGCGCCTGGGTCTGGCCCTACGGGGCGGCAAACGGTACGTCGCTGAAGCTGATCCATCAGCATGGCTATCGGATGGCCTTTACCCTTAATCAGGGTCTGGCTAACGCCGCAAACCTGGAAGATATTCCGCGCATCCTGATCACCAACAACCCGTCGCTGAAAACCTTTGCCAGCCAGGTTGCCCAGGTGCGTGAGAAGCAGAACATGCGCGTAATGCATATCGACCTGGACTACGTCTATGACAAGGATCCGGCCCAGCAGCGGCGTAACATCGACATGCTGATCCAGCGGGTGTACGACATGAAGATCTCCCATGTCTTCCTGCAGGCGTACGCCGATCCCGAGGGCGACGGCAATATCCGCGAACTCTACTTCCCGAACCGCTGGCTGCCGATGCGCGCCGATCTGTTCAACTTTATCGCCTGGCAGTTACAGAGCCGCGGCGGGGTGAACGTCTACGCCTGGATGCCGGTACTGGCTTTCCAGATGGACGATCCGCTGCCGCGCGTCACGGCCTGGAACCCGGATACGAAGCGCAGCATGGTAGAGCGCAAGCAGTACGTGCGTCTCTCGCCGTGGAACCCGGAGGCGCGCAGGCGTATCACCGACATCTACGAAGATCTGGCGAAAGGGGCCGCTTTCAACGGCGTACTGTTCCACGATGACGCCTTCCTGAGCGATTTCGAGGACGCCTCGCCGGATGCACTGCGTGCTTACAAAGCGGCAGGCTTCCCGGGTAGCATCGAGGAGATCCGCAGCAACCCGGAGACCTTTAAACGCTGGACGCGCTTCAAGAGTAAGACGCTGATCGACTTTACCCGCGATCTCACCGCGTCGGTACGCGCCATTCGCGGGCCGCAGGTAGAAACGGCCCGCAATATCTACGCTCCGCCGATCATGGAGCCAGAGAGCGAAGCCTGGTTTGCCCAGAACCTCGACGACTTCCTGGCCACCTACGACTGGACCGCGCCAATGGCCATGCCGTGGATGGAGGGCGTGCCAGAGGGTGAGGACAAAGCGTGGCTGGACAGAATGGTGAAAATCGTGGGCCAGCGGCCCGGTGCGCTAGATAAAACCGTCTTTGAACTGCAGGCGCAGGACTGGCGTGCTGATGCGAAAGAGAAAGATATCAGTGGGAAACAGATGACCGAGTGGATGCGCCAGCTCAAGCTGAGCGGTGCAGACAGCTATGGCTACTACCCTGACGATTTCCTTAACGATCAACCCGAGATGTCTGAGATCCGCTCTGCCTTCTCATCATACTGGTATCCGCAAAAATGA
- a CDS encoding Fic family protein, which produces MSRYSVSHSEGKYASGSDELVLQNKLGITRADEMDGAELVLLEKLYQTVFEEKFPTGKISFSMIKHWHRIWLGNIYEWAGQIRAVNISKGGFMFAPAAHLQKLISSFDKNYLATYTPCHGMNIAHLAEAIAVVHVELILIHPFREGNGRLARLLADVMAVQGGCKPLNYQSWEQNKARYIAAIHAGMVMNYNPMAQWVMKALED; this is translated from the coding sequence ATGAGCCGATACAGCGTTTCACATAGCGAAGGAAAGTATGCCAGTGGGTCTGACGAGCTGGTTTTACAAAATAAGTTAGGTATTACTCGTGCTGATGAGATGGATGGCGCAGAGTTGGTACTCTTAGAGAAGCTCTATCAAACTGTTTTTGAAGAGAAATTTCCAACCGGTAAAATATCTTTCTCTATGATAAAGCACTGGCATCGCATTTGGTTAGGAAATATATATGAATGGGCTGGGCAGATAAGAGCTGTAAACATTAGTAAGGGAGGATTTATGTTTGCTCCCGCAGCTCATTTACAAAAATTGATAAGCAGCTTCGATAAAAATTACCTCGCGACATATACACCATGCCATGGAATGAATATCGCTCATCTTGCAGAGGCCATCGCTGTTGTACACGTGGAATTAATACTTATCCATCCATTTCGTGAAGGTAATGGCCGTCTGGCACGGCTGCTGGCCGATGTAATGGCTGTTCAGGGCGGGTGTAAGCCGCTGAATTATCAAAGCTGGGAGCAGAATAAAGCGCGCTATATTGCTGCTATTCATGCTGGTATGGTGATGAACTATAACCCAATGGCACAATGGGTTATGAAGGCGCTAGAGGATTAG
- the gap gene encoding type I glyceraldehyde-3-phosphate dehydrogenase, producing the protein MVKVGINGFGRIGRNVLRAALGNADVQIVAINDLTDSKTLAHLLKHDSLLGTLPVPVEAAEGELKVDGKPIRVFSERDPAAIPWSSVGVEIVIEATGFFTDREKAEVHITHGGAKRVIISAPGKNDDLTIVLGVNHESYDPQKHFVVSNGSCTTNGLAPAAQVLHQRFGIEHGLMNTTHAYTNSQALHDQPEKDLRGARAAALSIVPYSSGAAKALGKVIPELEGRLTGYSLRVPVPVVSIVDLTVTLKRDVTVDEVNDAFRQAAAEGPLQGILGYSDEPLVSSDYQGDPRSSIIDGLSTLVIGGNLVKILAWYDNEWGFSNRLVDLAKLMAQRGL; encoded by the coding sequence ATGGTTAAGGTCGGTATTAATGGCTTCGGCAGGATCGGTCGCAACGTGCTTCGTGCCGCGTTAGGTAATGCAGACGTACAGATTGTGGCAATTAACGATCTGACGGACAGCAAAACGCTAGCGCATCTGTTAAAGCATGACTCATTGCTGGGGACGCTTCCCGTACCGGTGGAAGCAGCAGAAGGTGAACTGAAGGTAGATGGAAAACCCATTAGGGTCTTTTCCGAGCGCGATCCAGCGGCTATTCCGTGGTCCAGCGTCGGCGTTGAGATTGTGATTGAGGCCACCGGCTTCTTTACCGATCGCGAAAAAGCCGAGGTGCACATCACCCACGGCGGCGCTAAGCGGGTGATCATCTCTGCCCCTGGCAAAAACGACGATCTCACTATCGTGCTGGGGGTCAACCACGAGAGCTACGATCCGCAGAAGCACTTTGTAGTAAGCAACGGCAGCTGCACCACTAACGGCCTGGCTCCTGCCGCTCAGGTGCTGCATCAGCGCTTCGGCATTGAGCATGGCCTGATGAACACCACCCACGCTTACACCAACAGCCAGGCGCTGCACGATCAGCCGGAGAAAGATCTGCGCGGGGCGCGTGCTGCTGCCCTGTCGATCGTCCCCTACTCCAGCGGCGCGGCAAAAGCGCTCGGCAAGGTTATTCCTGAACTGGAAGGCCGCCTCACCGGCTACTCGCTGCGCGTGCCGGTCCCGGTGGTGTCGATTGTCGACCTCACCGTGACCCTGAAGCGTGACGTGACCGTGGATGAGGTAAACGACGCCTTCCGCCAGGCCGCCGCCGAGGGGCCGTTGCAGGGCATTCTGGGCTACAGCGACGAGCCGCTGGTCTCCAGCGACTACCAGGGCGATCCGCGCTCTTCGATTATCGACGGTCTCTCTACGCTGGTCATCGGCGGAAATCTGGTCAAGATCCTCGCCTGGTACGACAACGAGTGGGGCTTCTCTAATCGTCTGGTCGACCTGGCTAAATTAATGGCCCAGCGCGGTTTATAA
- a CDS encoding helix-turn-helix domain-containing protein: MKTFLIIVPDGGMLFEAAGIADILMHANRLHLEALSSARYRIDIATTQPHQVIHGQSGLNLLADFRLVDLDYTEPRDTIMVTGKGMNEQENSAVVDWLRLAAPHARRVVSICGGALLLAQAGLLDGRRATTHWRRLEEMQSHYPLVKVEGGPLYIQDGHIWTSAGVSSGFDLTLALVEEDYGFTLARDVAQDLVMYLRRPGGQMQFSRFQLLDVDGSGPIGDVQRWIQQNLTADLSVEALADRAAMSPRNFTRVFTRETGTTPARYVAEARLAAARDRLEQTMDTLERVAVATGFGSSINLRRIFEKQLKLTPGEYRQRFHSRKMA; this comes from the coding sequence ATGAAGACGTTTCTTATTATTGTCCCTGATGGCGGTATGTTATTTGAGGCCGCCGGTATCGCCGATATTCTGATGCACGCTAACCGCCTGCATCTGGAAGCGTTGTCCTCTGCCCGCTATCGGATAGACATCGCCACCACTCAGCCCCACCAGGTCATTCATGGTCAGTCGGGGTTAAATCTGCTGGCGGATTTCAGGCTGGTGGATCTCGATTATACCGAGCCGCGGGATACCATCATGGTCACTGGCAAGGGCATGAACGAGCAGGAGAACAGCGCGGTTGTTGACTGGCTGCGTCTTGCCGCTCCTCATGCGCGTCGGGTGGTCTCTATCTGCGGCGGTGCGCTGTTGCTGGCGCAGGCGGGCCTGCTTGATGGTCGCCGGGCTACGACCCACTGGCGGCGGCTGGAGGAGATGCAGTCCCACTATCCGCTGGTGAAGGTGGAAGGCGGGCCGCTCTATATTCAGGATGGCCATATCTGGACCTCTGCCGGGGTCAGCTCCGGCTTCGATCTTACGCTGGCGTTGGTGGAAGAGGACTACGGCTTTACCCTGGCCCGCGACGTGGCTCAGGATCTGGTGATGTATCTGCGTCGTCCCGGCGGACAGATGCAGTTCAGCCGGTTTCAGCTGCTTGATGTCGACGGCTCCGGCCCGATTGGCGACGTGCAGCGCTGGATCCAGCAGAACCTGACGGCCGATCTGTCGGTCGAGGCGCTGGCAGACCGGGCGGCAATGAGCCCGCGCAACTTTACCCGCGTCTTTACCCGCGAAACCGGAACCACCCCTGCACGCTATGTCGCAGAGGCGCGTCTGGCCGCCGCCAGAGACCGTCTTGAGCAGACCATGGATACGCTGGAGCGCGTGGCGGTAGCCACCGGTTTTGGTAGCAGCATTAATCTACGCCGAATTTTCGAGAAGCAGCTCAAGCTCACGCCCGGCGAGTATCGCCAGCGTTTTCACAGCCGCAAGATGGCGTAA
- the pgaA gene encoding poly-beta-1,6 N-acetyl-D-glucosamine export porin PgaA, with product MFSIHRRKNLVKRFRSGTCLFTASIMLPAFAYGASPEYDALIVQAREGERAPLLNYLKAQEQQTPLTPDQVADWLQVTAWADDNAETVRIWQRYQDRLQIPPRGRIAVARALRNQKNWNASLAVWENVLKDDPKSADARTGWIMTLADARRNEQAITEANKWAAEEPGAERDALVAYVYHSQGKNWDALLATSRAEALDPQNKSVQSTKLAVLSANRIAGPALDLTPPSVASGPLERRLELDAVAQTVRSAFTPTRNEEERFLVADKAIARYDALLIAWKDDPSAQADMRRARIDRLGALVIRKRTKETVKEYESLSADGQPIPDYARRWVASAYLAEKDPQKAEEMLMAIYYPNGPIPATPLTEDDEQDLFYAHIDSGNYPAAKRQVDDLVKKSPYLMRVLGSPVPQPNDSWLLGQSLLTQYEIETNNLPEAEKHAEWLARTGSGNQALRITYASVLLARGLPRQAERELKLAEVIEPSNLELEKLQAWNALELQEWRQADELTNDVIARSPDDESSLRLARAREVHHKSELRINGSQGISSDSPVSGQHDFIFNAALYSPPIADNWRLFTAYNFASGEFEEGKGINRDLGVGTEWTARDYWAEMEVSTRNYGDGQKTGGRLSAWHDFNDNWRLGGSAERLSRNTPLRALRNKVYANSGDLYLRWHQTERREYQLSFAASHFSDDNDRIEYGLSGKERLWTTPRFTLDFTPGISGSTNTKEDVYYYNPKRDLSVVPALTAEHVMYQHYDTIWKQEIAAGAGAYWQKGHSVGAINQFGYGQRVQWNNVVEGGLMLTWDKRPYDGKRERNISLAFDLNVRF from the coding sequence ATGTTCAGCATTCACCGACGTAAAAATTTAGTAAAACGCTTTCGTTCCGGCACGTGCTTATTTACTGCAAGTATTATGCTGCCAGCGTTCGCGTACGGAGCCTCTCCTGAATACGATGCCCTGATTGTGCAGGCGCGCGAAGGGGAGCGAGCGCCGCTGCTAAATTACTTAAAGGCTCAGGAACAGCAGACGCCGCTCACGCCCGATCAGGTTGCTGACTGGCTGCAGGTTACCGCCTGGGCAGATGACAATGCCGAGACGGTCCGTATCTGGCAGCGCTATCAGGATCGCCTTCAGATTCCGCCGCGTGGGCGAATCGCTGTCGCCCGCGCGCTGCGTAACCAGAAAAATTGGAATGCCTCGCTGGCTGTCTGGGAGAACGTCCTCAAGGACGATCCAAAGAGTGCTGATGCACGTACCGGCTGGATCATGACCCTGGCCGACGCCCGCCGTAACGAGCAGGCGATCACCGAAGCCAACAAATGGGCAGCGGAGGAGCCGGGTGCCGAGCGTGATGCGCTGGTAGCCTACGTCTACCATTCGCAGGGTAAAAACTGGGATGCGCTGCTGGCGACCAGCCGCGCCGAGGCGCTGGATCCGCAGAACAAAAGTGTCCAGTCCACCAAGCTGGCGGTGCTCTCAGCCAACCGTATTGCCGGTCCGGCGCTGGATCTGACCCCGCCCTCTGTGGCTTCGGGCCCCCTTGAGCGGCGGCTGGAGCTGGACGCGGTTGCCCAGACCGTGCGCTCAGCGTTTACCCCTACCCGTAACGAAGAGGAGCGTTTCCTCGTCGCCGATAAAGCCATCGCCCGCTACGACGCGCTGCTGATCGCCTGGAAGGACGATCCCTCGGCGCAGGCCGACATGCGCCGCGCCCGTATTGACCGGCTGGGCGCGCTGGTGATCCGCAAGCGTACCAAAGAGACCGTGAAGGAGTATGAGTCGCTCTCCGCCGATGGTCAGCCGATCCCGGACTACGCCAGGCGCTGGGTGGCCTCCGCCTACCTGGCGGAGAAGGATCCGCAGAAAGCCGAAGAGATGCTAATGGCGATCTACTACCCCAACGGCCCGATCCCGGCGACGCCGCTGACCGAAGATGATGAGCAGGATCTCTTCTATGCCCACATCGACAGCGGCAACTACCCGGCAGCGAAGCGCCAGGTCGACGATCTGGTTAAAAAGAGCCCCTACCTGATGCGGGTTTTGGGTTCCCCTGTGCCGCAGCCTAACGATAGCTGGCTGCTGGGCCAGAGTCTGCTCACCCAGTATGAGATTGAGACCAACAACCTGCCCGAGGCCGAGAAGCACGCAGAGTGGCTGGCGCGTACCGGCTCCGGCAACCAGGCGCTGCGCATTACCTACGCCTCGGTGCTGCTCGCCCGTGGCCTGCCACGCCAGGCCGAACGCGAGCTGAAGCTGGCTGAGGTCATCGAGCCAAGCAACCTTGAGCTGGAGAAGCTGCAGGCCTGGAACGCCCTTGAGTTGCAGGAGTGGCGGCAGGCGGACGAGCTGACCAACGACGTCATCGCCCGCAGCCCGGATGATGAATCCTCCCTGCGCCTCGCCCGCGCTCGTGAGGTGCACCACAAGAGCGAGCTGCGGATCAACGGTTCACAGGGGATCTCCTCTGATAGCCCGGTCAGCGGCCAGCACGACTTCATCTTTAACGCGGCGCTCTATAGCCCGCCGATCGCGGACAACTGGCGGCTCTTTACGGCCTACAACTTCGCCAGCGGCGAATTTGAAGAGGGCAAGGGGATCAACCGCGATCTCGGCGTCGGTACCGAATGGACGGCGCGGGACTACTGGGCCGAAATGGAGGTATCGACGCGTAACTACGGCGACGGGCAGAAGACCGGCGGTCGTCTGTCGGCGTGGCATGACTTCAACGACAACTGGCGGCTGGGCGGCTCTGCGGAGCGGCTGTCGCGTAATACCCCGCTGCGTGCCCTGCGCAACAAGGTCTATGCCAACAGCGGCGATCTCTATCTGCGCTGGCACCAGACCGAGCGCCGGGAGTATCAGCTCTCGTTTGCTGCCTCGCACTTCTCTGATGATAACGATCGCATCGAATACGGCCTGAGCGGCAAAGAGCGACTGTGGACCACCCCGCGCTTTACCCTCGACTTCACGCCGGGCATTAGCGGCAGTACGAACACCAAGGAGGATGTCTACTACTACAACCCGAAACGCGATCTCTCTGTGGTGCCAGCGCTGACCGCTGAGCATGTGATGTATCAACACTACGACACGATATGGAAGCAGGAGATTGCCGCTGGGGCAGGGGCCTACTGGCAGAAAGGCCACAGCGTCGGGGCAATAAATCAGTTTGGGTATGGACAACGGGTTCAGTGGAACAACGTCGTGGAAGGCGGATTGATGCTGACCTGGGATAAACGTCCCTACGATGGTAAGCGTGAGCGGAATATCTCCCTCGCATTTGATTTGAATGTCAGGTTCTGA
- the pgaD gene encoding poly-beta-1,6-N-acetyl-D-glucosamine biosynthesis protein PgaD — translation MKQPLIFTELRIMPRIFDVALTLIAWTGFSYLVYAGLINMLANAPFIGFGPLFSTVNTVTIYLMVALINAAVLIGWAKYNQIRFRVERRKRRPGLGRDELAASFRIAPALVQDLSNGRVLTVFHYDTGAISRAEVDKGLIASVA, via the coding sequence ATGAAACAACCGCTGATTTTTACTGAACTGCGTATTATGCCGCGTATTTTTGACGTGGCCCTGACGCTGATTGCCTGGACCGGGTTCTCCTACCTGGTCTATGCGGGGCTGATTAACATGCTGGCCAACGCGCCGTTTATTGGTTTTGGCCCGCTGTTCTCCACCGTGAACACGGTGACGATCTACCTGATGGTTGCCCTGATCAACGCGGCAGTGCTGATTGGCTGGGCCAAATATAACCAGATCCGTTTCCGCGTCGAACGCCGCAAGCGCCGTCCGGGACTGGGACGTGACGAACTGGCGGCCAGCTTCCGCATCGCCCCGGCGCTGGTACAGGATCTGAGCAACGGCCGTGTGCTGACCGTGTTTCACTACGATACCGGCGCCATCAGCCGTGCAGAGGTAGACAAAGGCCTTATCGCCAGCGTTGCCTGA
- a CDS encoding PAAR domain-containing protein translates to MGQPAARATIDTSAHTGPIQSGSPDVIIGGFPAARKGDTLSCSTHGSGAIVGGSSTVLVNGVPLARQGDQTKCNTGGSPAPAAPKPAAPQYWGATAAKKAGEDGMMHGNNYDARVLGAYASLEDKAELGKLDTASAGFALADITVGNMKSKDLAKGEIRTKIATANASGGLVLDRQDYAALNANATATGMQYGASGGLGKEGTLYGGVGGDVIIGTAEAKAVSEMYKGNKGRYGFNVELGAEAAGIKGEGTAKADLFGVIVADGKLGGSVGSAGASAGLGAFVDATDYSVNVKVSGEAAVILGIKADANVKIAIKPILDLIFGDEDKAASATPDSGDGVIKTGCVTVLIGD, encoded by the coding sequence ATGGGACAGCCTGCTGCGAGAGCAACAATCGACACCAGCGCGCATACCGGTCCAATACAGTCCGGAAGCCCCGATGTGATCATCGGTGGGTTTCCTGCTGCACGTAAGGGCGACACCTTATCGTGTTCAACCCACGGCAGCGGCGCGATCGTCGGTGGATCCAGCACGGTTCTGGTGAACGGTGTGCCGCTGGCCCGTCAGGGGGACCAGACAAAGTGTAATACCGGCGGCTCGCCTGCACCCGCCGCGCCGAAACCCGCTGCACCGCAGTACTGGGGGGCAACAGCGGCAAAAAAGGCCGGTGAAGATGGCATGATGCATGGCAACAACTACGATGCTCGCGTGCTGGGCGCGTATGCCAGCCTTGAGGATAAAGCGGAGCTGGGCAAGCTCGATACCGCTTCCGCTGGCTTTGCGCTAGCGGATATTACCGTCGGGAATATGAAAAGCAAGGATCTCGCTAAAGGTGAGATTCGCACTAAAATCGCTACTGCTAATGCGAGCGGTGGTCTGGTGCTCGATCGGCAGGACTACGCGGCGCTTAATGCCAACGCGACAGCCACGGGCATGCAGTACGGGGCCTCAGGTGGTCTCGGTAAGGAGGGTACCCTGTACGGCGGCGTTGGCGGAGACGTCATCATAGGTACTGCTGAAGCCAAGGCCGTCAGTGAAATGTACAAAGGGAACAAAGGGCGCTACGGGTTCAACGTTGAACTGGGTGCCGAGGCTGCTGGGATCAAAGGTGAGGGTACGGCAAAGGCCGATCTCTTTGGCGTGATTGTTGCTGATGGCAAGCTTGGCGGTAGCGTAGGCAGCGCCGGTGCATCTGCGGGTTTGGGCGCATTTGTTGATGCAACGGATTATTCTGTCAACGTTAAGGTTTCTGGGGAAGCTGCCGTAATACTCGGCATCAAAGCCGACGCCAACGTTAAAATAGCGATTAAACCTATCCTGGATCTTATTTTCGGTGACGAGGACAAGGCTGCCAGCGCGACTCCCGATAGCGGAGATGGCGTCATCAAGACCGGCTGTGTTACAGTCCTTATAGGAGATTAA